Below is a window of Niabella agricola DNA.
CAGTGATCCGGCATACATTGGATACCACAATCTATACGATTACCACTACATGGACCGGAGCCGCTACAATAGCTGCAAAAGCACCCCACGATTACCTGCTGACACCGCAGCATCGCGATCATTTCGAATTTACCTGTGCATTCCGTTCCGGAAGCCAGGCAGCACCCACCCCTTCCTATTCAGAAACCGCGGCGAACAACCGGCAGCAATGGGCACAATTCTGGAAAAGCGGAGGAGCTGTTGATTTTTCGGGCAGCACCGATCCCAGGGCAGCGGAACTGGAACGCAGGATCATCCTGTCTCAGTATCTTACCAAAATTCAATGCGCGGGCAATAACCCTCCCCAGGAAACCGGCCTTACCTATAACAGCTGGTATGGCAAACCCCATATGGAAATGCACTGGTGGCACGGCGTGCATTTTGCATTATGGGGACGTACGGCCTTACTCGAAAAAACGCTTGCGTGGTATGCGAAAGCCGCAGGCGGAGCCCGGCGGATTGCTGAAAGGCAGGGATACCGGGGACTGCGCTGGCAAAAGATGACCGACAATGAAGGCCGTGAAAGCCCTTCCTCTGTGGGCGCGTTCCTCGTATGGCAGCAGCCGCATTTTATTTATTTTTCGGAGCTTTGTTACCGGGCGTACCCGGATATTCAAACGCTGAACAAATACAAGGACCTTGTATTTGCCACAGCTGATTTTATGGCCTCTTTTCCCTATTACGATACGCTGCAACAACGCTATATCCTGGGCAAGGGCATTATTGCAGCGCAGGAACGGTTTAAAGCGGAGGAAACCTTTAATCCAACTTATGAACTGGCCTACTGGCGATGGGGCTTACAGGTGGCGCAGCGTTGGCGCGCGCGCCTGAAACTTCCCCGTGAAAAAAACTGGGACCGGGTGCTGCAGCAACTTTCAGCACTTCCCGTACAAGGTGATAAGTATCTTTTTACGGAAAGTGCTGCCGATTCTTATACCAACCCGGAATATAAAACGGACCACCCGTCCGTTTTCGGAGCATTGGGCATGTTACCTGAAACCGCCGGTGTTAACAAAAAGATCATGCAGCATACCTTTGACTGGATCTGGAACAACTGGAGCTGGAAAGACACCTGGGGCTGGGATTTTCCCATGACCGCAATGACCGCTACCCGTCTTGGAATGCCGGAAAAAGCGATCGATGCCTTACTGATGCCCATACCTACCAATACCTATTTACCCAACGGACACAATTATCAGGATGAGCGTCTTACCTTATATCTTCCCGGCAATGGAGGTTTGCTTGCAGCTATTGCCATGATGTGCGCCGGGTATGATTACAATACCCGGGTCCTTCCGGGCATTCCACAAAACGGACAATGGATGGTGAAGTGGGAAGGGTTAAAAAAAATGCCCTGACCATTAAAATAATTGTCTTTTTAACAAAAAATTTTGCTTCGCAATCGTTTGCGCAGGATGGAGCAGGATGATCACCGGTTTTAGTTGATTTATTTTAGTATGGTTCCATTAAAAACGAACCATATGACCCTAAACTCAATGATTGCGCGAAGCCTCGCATTGCCGATAGTATCCTTTGTGTTCACGAACCATACATTTACACAGACATTCCCCATCACCGGAAAGATTGCCGTTCATAACGAATACGTTTACCCGTATACCAATACAGGTACACCCATCCGTTGCACCTTCCCATCCGCGTCCGACGCATTTCCTAATTTAAAATATACCAAATGCAAACACAATATCTAATGAAACACAGGCTTTCTAAAAATGCAGGTCTGGCCATCCTGGCATTTCTGATCTGCTCCTGTCAGAAATCAGTTGTCAATAACCCCGTTCCGCTGCCTAACGGAAGCAGCAAACAGGTCCTTAGTCCTGCAGCGTTGGCCAATGAACGAACTCCGGCATTCCCCGGGGCAGAAGGCTTTGGCCGGTTTGCCACAGGCGCCCGGGGAGCAACCGACCCCGCTGTTTATACCGTTACCAACCTGGAAGACAGCGGCCCCGGTTCATTCAGGGACGCCGTGAGCCAGCCCGGACGATTCGTGGTCTTTGCCGTTACCGGTATCATCCGGTTAAAATCGACAGTGGCCGTAGCCCCCAATACAACGATTGCCGGGCAAACCGCTCCCGGCAAAGGCGTGGTCATTTATGGAAGGAAGGTTTCCTTTACCGGCGCCAGCAATACCATCGCGCGCAACCTGCGCATCCGCCTGGGCTCCAATGCCGGCTCCTCCCGCAGCGATGACGCTTCGGGAATCGCCAATGGAAAGCATATGATCTTTGATCATGTTTCCTTTACCTGGGGCCAGGATGAAGTTTTTTCCATCAACTGGGATAATAAGCATATCGAGCCCGACAGCATTACACTGCAGCACTGCATCGTTGCCCAGGGGCTTAACAAAGTAAATCACTCTGCCGGCGGACTGATCCAGACACATGGGAGGATCAGCATTCTCAAATGCCTTTATGCCAGCAATAAGACCCGGAATCCAAAAGTAAAAGGCATTAATGAGTTCGTAAACAATATCGTTTACAACTGGGGCAACCTGGGCAATCCCAAGGGCCACACCGTTTCCGGGGAAGCCTATATTATGGGTGGATCGGAAGGTGTATCCAATGTCAATATCATAAACAATTATTTTATACAGGGGCCGCTTACTCCCGACGAACCCACGCCGTTTTCAAGGGGAACCGGCACCTTTTACCTTTACACAGCCGGCAACTATTTCGACCGGAACAAGAACGGCCTGTTGGATGGCACAGAAGTGTCCCCGGATTCAACCGGTTATCCGGGTCTGGAGCCCGGCAATTTTATGCCGGTGCCCTACGCTTATCCCTACAGCACCCCTGTATTGTCTGCAACCGATGCATTTAAATATGTAGCAAAAAACGCCGGGGCCCTGTATCCACACCGGGATGATGTAGACAAATTACTGATTGCGGAATTGCAGTCCCTGGGCACAGCAGGCCTGTATGTGTATACAGAATCCGACCTGCCCCTAGTCAATGGCGGCCTGGGCGATTTCCCCTATGCCAGTCCGCACAAAGACAGTGATGGAGATGGCATCCCGGATAGCTGGGAAAAGAAACTGGGGCTGAATGCCGCCGTCCGCGACGCATTGCAGCCAAACAGCGCAGATCCGCGTTACCTGAATATCGAAGTGTACATCAATGCGCTCGTGCGTAAATGACCGCGATCAAATCTTCTTAATTTTGGCCCTGACAACCTGCAGGCAGTTGTTCGCTAAAACTGCCGGGCGTGATTCAAGCAGCCCGGGAAACAGCTTGTTAGGGCCTTTCAAAAAACAGTGTTACATTGAACCGCAAAACATTCGTACAACAACTTTCGGTTTTAAGTGCCGGTGTGTGTATTCATACCGGAGGCCTGATGCCTTCCGGTCCTGCGCCTTCAGCATTCAGTAAACACCTCAAACCCCTGGGGCGGGCACTGGAGCTGGAAGGTTTTTATGTCTGGTGTAACAGTCCCA
It encodes the following:
- a CDS encoding pectate lyase family protein, producing MKHRLSKNAGLAILAFLICSCQKSVVNNPVPLPNGSSKQVLSPAALANERTPAFPGAEGFGRFATGARGATDPAVYTVTNLEDSGPGSFRDAVSQPGRFVVFAVTGIIRLKSTVAVAPNTTIAGQTAPGKGVVIYGRKVSFTGASNTIARNLRIRLGSNAGSSRSDDASGIANGKHMIFDHVSFTWGQDEVFSINWDNKHIEPDSITLQHCIVAQGLNKVNHSAGGLIQTHGRISILKCLYASNKTRNPKVKGINEFVNNIVYNWGNLGNPKGHTVSGEAYIMGGSEGVSNVNIINNYFIQGPLTPDEPTPFSRGTGTFYLYTAGNYFDRNKNGLLDGTEVSPDSTGYPGLEPGNFMPVPYAYPYSTPVLSATDAFKYVAKNAGALYPHRDDVDKLLIAELQSLGTAGLYVYTESDLPLVNGGLGDFPYASPHKDSDGDGIPDSWEKKLGLNAAVRDALQPNSADPRYLNIEVYINALVRK